A stretch of Planctomycetaceae bacterium DNA encodes these proteins:
- a CDS encoding Gfo/Idh/MocA family oxidoreductase has product MNIALLGAGWFGREAHLKNLLLLPDVHVVAASSRSQQSRDAAKSLVGNHLQTFEDWRDVLQVPELDAVIIALTNDQHYDAAMAAFEAGLHVLCEKPLGLTIEQCDQIIAAAQAAGKVLQVGHELRHQQLYQRMKSMIDTGDIGEPRIMWCREYRGPMRPGWRSSEKVTGGLFLEKNCHHFDIFNWMFGTKPLRVSAFGGRDVLTDRELLDNAQVLVEYEGGRRAVLEICLFAPVGGDCEIGVVGTNGRIDTRNQAIHLSYHRFEPRTHLEEQVPDSDDEAGFRDASGRVDRGIKAELIHFIDCCRSGTKPLNSGESARLNVAICLAAEESIRTGKIIELSNFI; this is encoded by the coding sequence ATGAACATCGCATTGCTTGGCGCGGGCTGGTTTGGCCGTGAAGCGCATCTGAAGAACCTGTTGCTGCTGCCCGATGTTCACGTTGTCGCTGCCAGCAGCCGAAGCCAGCAAAGTCGCGACGCTGCCAAATCACTGGTTGGCAATCATCTGCAAACGTTTGAAGACTGGCGTGATGTTCTTCAGGTACCCGAGCTGGATGCGGTCATCATTGCGCTGACAAATGATCAGCACTACGACGCGGCGATGGCGGCATTTGAAGCGGGTTTGCATGTGCTCTGCGAAAAACCACTGGGCCTGACAATTGAGCAATGTGACCAGATCATCGCTGCCGCTCAGGCAGCGGGGAAGGTTCTCCAGGTCGGACATGAACTTCGACATCAGCAGCTTTATCAGCGCATGAAATCCATGATCGACACGGGTGACATTGGCGAACCCCGCATCATGTGGTGTCGGGAGTATCGAGGACCAATGCGACCTGGATGGCGATCCAGCGAGAAGGTCACAGGCGGGCTTTTCCTCGAAAAAAACTGCCATCACTTCGACATTTTCAACTGGATGTTCGGCACAAAGCCGCTGCGAGTGTCAGCATTCGGCGGACGCGATGTGCTCACCGATCGCGAATTGCTCGACAATGCTCAGGTGTTGGTGGAGTACGAAGGTGGTCGCCGCGCTGTGCTGGAGATCTGTTTGTTTGCACCTGTTGGCGGAGATTGCGAAATCGGAGTCGTGGGAACAAATGGACGTATCGACACTCGCAATCAGGCGATTCACCTATCCTATCACCGCTTCGAACCGCGAACACACCTCGAAGAACAGGTGCCGGATTCGGACGATGAAGCGGGGTTTCGAGATGCATCGGGGCGAGTCGACCGTGGCATCAAAGCCGAACTGATTCATTTTATCGATTGCTGCCGGTCCGGCACAAAGCCTTTGAACAGCGGCGAATCCGCTCGACTGAATGTCGCCATTTGCCTCGCAGCAGAGGAATCGATTCGCACCGGAAAGATTATCGAACTGTCGAATTTCATTTAG
- a CDS encoding DUF1501 domain-containing protein — protein sequence MPSLPAGTLPHRRRTIVNSMVAGSLLMPGVLHQLLAEESSAETSSDPLAPKKTHFVPRAKNVIFLFMTGGVSHVDTFDPKPKLVSDVGREVKLDHPEIKDRPGYERIFLKRPQWDFHPHGQCGTEVSTLFPHVGECVDDIALIRSMHTSHSNHYNATLGMHTGSFAFSRPSIGAWVSYGLGTFNQNLPSFITIAPAQTYAGSQVYASDFLPGVHQGTLVVPGAEPVANLKPLVNTEQQLMELRILRQLNEQHLAEAGRDPLLEARMRSFETAFGMQTAVPEVFDLAGETAETFALYGLEPGATTGFAWQCLMARRLVEKGVRFVELIDTGSSGNWDSHGDMMDHQRLAKNVDQPIAALIRDLKQRGLLNDTLVVWTTEFGRTPFNNSADAKGREHHNWAFSSWLAGGGTKGGIVYGATDDYGMRAELNPVHVHDFHATILHLMGLDHKRLTYRHSGRDYRLTDVHGEVVGNVIA from the coding sequence CTGCAGAGACATCGAGTGACCCACTGGCTCCGAAGAAGACACACTTTGTCCCCCGGGCAAAAAATGTCATTTTCTTGTTCATGACGGGCGGTGTCTCACACGTTGATACGTTTGATCCGAAACCAAAACTTGTTTCCGATGTTGGTCGCGAGGTCAAGCTGGACCATCCTGAAATCAAAGATCGTCCGGGCTACGAACGAATTTTTCTCAAACGTCCTCAGTGGGACTTCCATCCACATGGTCAATGTGGCACAGAAGTCAGCACGTTGTTTCCACACGTTGGAGAATGCGTCGACGACATTGCCCTGATTCGTTCGATGCACACCAGTCATTCCAATCACTATAACGCAACGCTGGGTATGCATACGGGTTCGTTCGCATTCTCAAGGCCAAGCATCGGAGCCTGGGTCAGCTACGGACTGGGCACATTCAATCAGAATCTGCCTTCTTTCATTACCATCGCGCCGGCACAGACGTATGCCGGATCGCAGGTCTATGCCAGCGACTTTCTGCCGGGTGTTCATCAGGGGACGCTGGTGGTGCCGGGGGCAGAACCGGTCGCAAATCTCAAGCCACTGGTCAACACAGAACAACAGCTGATGGAGCTGCGGATCCTCCGACAGCTCAATGAACAACATCTGGCCGAAGCAGGTCGTGATCCGCTGCTGGAAGCCCGCATGCGCTCGTTCGAAACAGCTTTTGGGATGCAAACGGCTGTCCCCGAAGTATTCGACCTTGCGGGAGAAACAGCTGAAACATTTGCCTTGTATGGTCTGGAACCAGGAGCAACCACCGGCTTCGCATGGCAATGTCTGATGGCCCGTCGACTGGTGGAAAAAGGCGTTCGTTTTGTCGAACTCATTGATACGGGTTCCTCCGGCAACTGGGATTCACATGGCGACATGATGGACCACCAGCGACTCGCTAAGAATGTCGATCAACCGATTGCCGCGTTGATTCGTGATCTGAAACAGAGAGGACTCCTGAACGACACACTGGTTGTCTGGACAACTGAATTCGGACGCACGCCATTTAACAATTCGGCGGACGCGAAGGGTCGAGAACACCACAACTGGGCATTCAGCTCCTGGCTTGCGGGTGGAGGCACGAAAGGCGGAATCGTCTACGGAGCCACAGACGACTATGGGATGCGAGCCGAATTGAACCCCGTGCATGTGCATGACTTTCATGCGACGATTCTGCACCTGATGGGACTCGACCATAAACGCCTGACATATCGCCACAGCGGTCGTGACTACCGACTCACCGATGTCCACGGCGAAGTTGTCGGTAATGTCATCGCCTGA